In Cydia splendana unplaced genomic scaffold, ilCydSple1.2 scaffold_46_ctg1, whole genome shotgun sequence, one genomic interval encodes:
- the LOC134805629 gene encoding uncharacterized protein LOC134805629 — protein sequence MGKRKRKDKNRHLKEKIRRLEDRLNRCSSSDSATDEEYNNYDGYYPEPYDYPHNLGNEDEVPLIPWSDSEHSIPDTTPKSVIMQPTPIADPALNAGVPSNVNETVSADPGITTETDTSQTLPSDILEALGDPKGKEEIYGPKIPDEISKRWGRVLVDGLEKDAKQKLPEKHLIPDNFRLAKAPILNPEIISVLNESVRYRDKLLEKEQNQLGLGISELTNLASAVIKENLDKVEILKKLSEASQIFLDLHHDQTTRRRKLITTTLDKKFVNIISDVKRDTYLFGENLGEKIKATKTAETSGLQVKRKEVNAIASTSRKYPNQGNWRGPPRTYQYQFQHFQRAPRQGGPRPRYPHQQYRYRPPVPDRQAQSTRKPPNKTPKA from the exons ATGGGAAAACGTAAACGTAAGGATAAAAATCGTCATTTAAAAGAAAAGATTAGGCGATTAGAAGATCGACTCAACCGTTGTTCATCATCAGACTCGGCAACAGACGAAG AATACAATAATTATGATGGGTACTACCCAGAACCGTACGATTACCCTCACAATCTAGGTAATGAAGACGAAGTGCCCCTAATACCGTGGTCTGATTCGGAACACTCGATTCCTGATACAACGCCTAAATCGGTGATCATGCAACCTACACCGATAGCGGACCCAGCTCTTAATGCCGGCGTACCCAGTAACGTCAATGAAACGGTATCGGCTGATCCCGGTATCACCACCGAGACTGATACATCACAAACATTGCCGTCTGATATATTAGAGGCCCTCGGGGACCCGAAGGGAAAAGAAGAAATATATGGGCCAAAAATACCTGATGAAATCTCTAAACGTTGGGGCCGGGTACTCGTTGATGGCCTAGAGAAAGATGCAAAGCAAAAACTACCTGAAAAGCACCTGATACCGGATAACTTTCGTTTGGCCAAAGCTCCTATTTTAAATCCTGAGATTATATCGGTGCTTAACGAATCAGTCAGATATCGtgacaaattattagaaaaagagCAAAACCAACTGGGCCTAGGCATTTCTGAGCTCACAAATCTAGCTTCAGCGGTAATCAAAGAAAACTTAGATAAAGTCGAAATACTAAAGAAACTTTCTGAAGCTAGCCAGATTTTCCTAGACCTTCATCACGATCAGACCACTAGGAGAAGAAAACTCATAACCACAACTCTTGACAAAAAGTTTGTCAACATTATATCGGACGTAAAAAGGGATACCTACCTGTTTGGTGAAAACCTAGGGGAAAAAATAAAAGCCACAAAAACAGCGGAAACATCAGGGCTGCAAGTGAAGCGTAAAGAGGTCAACGCTATCGCGTCTACGTCTAGGAAATATCCCAACCAGGGAAACTGGAGGGGCCCACCCCGAACATACCAATACCAATTTCAACATTTTCAACGAGCACCCAGACAGGGTGGGCCGAGACCGCGCTACCCTCACCAGCAATACCGGTACCGTCCGCCAGTTCCCGATCGTCAAGCCCAATCGACGCGCAAGCCGCCCAACAAGACCCCAAAAGCCTAA